In the genome of Pseudanabaena mucicola str. Chao 1806, the window TAGCAGAAATCGCCGTTCCCCGCGATCGCCAAGGTGAGTTTGAACCGCAGATGGTGAAGAAAGGACAAAGTCGTCTGTCAGGAATCGATGAAAAGATTATTGCTTTGTATGCGCGAGGGATCTTACTTTTCACGGCATCTCTGAAATGCTGTGTATACAAGGGTTTCAAAAATAAGCTCATTTGCAATAAGTGTTACTTAATGACAATATGCAACGCTAGAATAAGGATTGTGGCGGTATGCATATTGACGGTTACGCTGGAATAAATAGATAACGGGAAAAGTAAGGAAAAGTAAGGGGGCAGGGGGGTGAGGGTGATATTTGTTCCACGTAACATCAGATAAGTAAACTAAAAACCGAGAAGTTTGTTCCGCCCGCTACGCGGGCGGAACAAACTCTCGTTTTGGGTTTTAATTAAGTTGAGCTACTTAGCAGTTTGCGTAAGGTGATTAAATCTCAGCAGATTTTTCCTTCCGACGAGGCTGCTTTCAAGCTAGTCTATTTGGCAATGCGGAATATTTCTAAGAAATGGACTATGCCCATTCGTGACTGGAAACATGCTCTCAATCGATTTGCTATCCTCTTCGAGGATCGCCTCCATCTCTAGCTTCTAGACTTTACACACTTTGCTTGACAGTCTAAATTTTCATAGGTTTATGCTCCTTATTAATTAAAGAACACAACATAGGTTTGCCTACTTATAGTCTAACTCAATACCTAGGTATAGCGGGAACGGTTACAGTGAACTGTATCCCCAGCTATTCCATGCATTCTCAGATACAGCTAAGATTGTGAAGTTATCTAGCAATTACCCCTATGGACTTTAAAAGCATCATTCGCGATATTCCTGATTTCCCTCAACAAGGCATCACTTTTCGAGATATTACCCCCTTGTTAGCCCATCCTCACGGTTTAACCTCAATTATCCAAGGCTTTCAAACAAAATTTACCGAACTGCATATTGGGGAAGTTGATGCAGTAATCGGTATTGAGTCAAGAGGATTTATCCTCGGTGCAGCCTTAGCTATTAGCCTAGGAGCTAGTTTTGTACCTGTACGTAAGCCGAAAAAATTGCCATCAGCAGTATATCGGGTTGAATATTCTCTTGAGTATGGAACTGATACTTTAGAAATGCATCAAGACGCTCTAGAAAAGGGTGAACGGGTAGTAATTATCGATGATGTAATCGCTACGGGAGGTACTGCGGCAGCAACTGCAAAGCTAGTTCAGCAAATTGGTGCAGAATTGCTTGGATATGGATTTTTAATCGAGCTAGATTTTCTTCAAGGTAGACAGGCTTTGCCCGAAGTTCCCATTATTTCCTTAGTGAATTATTAATGTCTGAAATAATGTCTCAGACAAAGCGATTGGGAAGACGAACACTTAAACAATCGCAACATATTAATCAACTATAGCAATCCTAAATGGTTGGTGAAATTGCACCCCTTTAGGGTGCAATTTCACCAACCTTAAAAACTATAGCGGTTTTCATTTTGCCGTAGGCAAAATGAAAACTCAAAGCTCTTAATGGGACTGATTTTTTGTTTTCAAATGAGTACACACTCATTTGAAAACCGCTATACAAATGATTTAGGACTATCGAATTAGCCAATTATATAGGACTTACGCAAACCGAACGAATTTATTAGGCTTGAGGTAGATGTGGTGCGGGCGAAGCCCGCACCACATCTACCCAATGCGTAAGTCCTATTATATTTAGAACAAGAAATATCGCTGTGCCATTGGCAATACTGATGCAGGCTCACAGGTCAGTAATTCGCCATCAGCACGAACTTCATAGGTTTCTGGATCTACTTCCATCACTGGCAAAGCATCATTGAGCTTTAGGTCACGTTTGCTAATATTCCGAGTTCCTTTAACCGTGAGTACTTGCTTTTTCAAGCCTAGTTGATTAGGAATATCTCTCGCCATCGCTGCTTGAGAAATAAAGGTAAAGGATGTGGTTGCGATCGCGCCGCCATAACTGCCAAACATCGGACGCATATAGACGGGTTGCGGTGTGGGAATACTAGCATTGGCATCACCCATCTGTGACCATGCAATAAATCCTCCTTTCAACACCATTTCGGGCTTGACTCCAAAAAATGCAGGATGCCAGAGAACAAGATCGGCGATTTTGCCAACTTCAATGGAACCAACATATTCAGAAATCCCGTGGGTGATCGCAGGATTAATCGTGTATTTTGCTACATAGCGCTGAGCGCGAAAATTGTCAGCTCTCGTGGTTTCAGGACTCACTAGCACTCCTCGCTGTACCTTCATTTTATGAGCAGTCTGCCAAGTGCGGATAATTACTTCGCCAACCCTTCCCATTGCTTGTGAATCGGAGGAGAGCATACTAAATGCACCAATGTCATGGAGAATATCTTCGGCAGCGATCGTTTCGCGACGGATTCTTGATTCGGCAAAGGAGACATCCTCAGGAATGCTAGGATCGAGATGGTGACAGACCATCAGCATATCCAAGTGTTCATCGAGTGTATTTAAGGTATAGGGACGAGTGGGATTTGTGGAAGAAGGTAGCACATTCGCTTCACCGCAAATTTTAATAATGTCGGGAGCGTGACCGCCTCCTGCACCTTCGGTGTGATAGGTATGGATCACGCGATTTTTAAAAGCAGCGATCGTATCTTCTACAAATCCTGCTTCGTTGAGCGTGTCCGTATGGATGGCAACCTGCACATCATACTCATCAGCAACACCCAAACAAGTATCAATCGTGGCAGGTGTGGTTCCCCAATCTTCATGGAGTTTTAACCCAATTACCCCAGCTTCTACTTGTTCAATTAGTCCTTCGGGCTTGCTGCTATTGCCCTTACCTGAAAAACCTATATTCATCGGAAAAGCATCGGCGGATTGCAACATTCGATAAATATTCCAAGGACCAGGGGTGCAGGTGGTGGCGTTTGTACCTACAGCAGGACCAGTTCCACCACCGATCATCGTCGTGATTCCAGATGCGATCGCTACTTCAATTTGCTGTGGACAGATGAAATGGATATGGGTATCAATGCCTCCTGCGGTGAGAATCCTGCCTTCGCCTGCAATTATTTCCGTACCAGCACCAATAATGATATTCACATTGTCCTGAATGTAAGGATTGCCTGCCTTACCGATTGCGACAATCTTGCCATCTTTAATCCCAACATCTGCCTTCACCACGCCCCACCAATCGAGAACTAAAGCATTGGTAATCGCGACATCAACGGCTCCATTGGCATTAGTAATTGGCGATTGTCCCATGCCATCACGAATCACCTTACCACCACCAAATTTCACTTCGTCACCATAGGTGGTGTAGTCACGTTCCACTTCAATAAATAATTCAGTATCAGCTAAGCGAACTTTATCACCAACGGTTGCGCCATAGGTTTCTGCGTAGGCACGGCGCGACATTCTATAACTCATTTGTTTAATTCTCCAATTTGCCTTCTACTAAAGCATTAAATCCATAGATCTCGCGAGTACCCACATAGGGAACTAGATTTACTTCCTTCTCATCCCCTGGTTCAAAGCGGATGGAAGTTCCTGCAGGGATATCAAGGTGTGTGCCTTTAGCGCGATCGCGTTCAAAGATCAGCGCTCGATTAGTTTCGTAGAAATGAAAATGGGAACCAACTTGGATCGGGCGATCGCCTGAATTAGCAACCTTAAGTGTAATCACTTCGCGCCCAGCGTTTAATTCAATATCACCTTCTTGAGTAATGATCTCACCAACAATCATAGATTTATCTCCATTGTTATTTAATTGCGATGCAAAGCTACTTTCTAGATGTTGAGAATTTGAGTAGCAGTTAAGTCTAATTCAGGAAAAGTCTGCGAATTAATTTTGTCATCTCCTGTAAATCTAGTTGTTTGATATTTACCATTTTCATCTAGCAAATTCACAAACACCGTGGGGACTTTGGGATTACCTAAAAATTCACGACTAGCGATCGCTGAATAATCCACAATCCAATATTCAGTAATACCCAAGCGTTGATATTCTTCAAACTTGTCAATATAATCATCTTCCCAGTTTGTAGAAACTACTTCAACAGCTAACTGAATTTTGTCGCGAAATCCTTTATAGTCACTACGATTAGAGCGCCAAGATGTCGCATCAATCACACTTAAGTCAGGTACACGCCCACACTCATTTCCGTTTTGGTCGATGCTTCTTATGGGAACTGCTCTCTTAATAACATAGTTAAGAGCTAATCGTTCGACTTCACGATAAAAACGTCTATCGATAAACTCTCTAACATCGTCATGATTGCGTGTAAATGCCATTTCAAAAATCTCAACTAGCTCACCATCAATAAGTTCATAATGTCCATATTCAGGATAAATTTTCAGAAACTGCTCAAAGGTTAGTTTCTGTGCTACCTCTGTTTCTTTTTGTTGTTTTTGGGGCGTTGCGATCGCAATCATCTCAGACCTCCATAAAGTATTTGGATTGACAGCTAACGAATAGGATTATGGACTGTCACCAGTTTAGTTCCATCGGGAAAAGTCGCTTCTACTTGCACATCATGAATCATTTCGGGAATGCCTTCCATCACATCATCACGGGTGAGCAAAGTTGCACCATAGGACATTAAATCTGCAACTGTGCGACCTTCCCTTGCTCCCTCCAAAATCTCCGCAGTGATAAAGGCAATCGCTTCAGGATAATTTAACTTCAAACCTTTAGCTTTACGACGCTCTGCTAATAATGCAGCCGTAAAGATCAATAATTTATCTTTTTCTTGAGGCGTAAGTTGCATGGATATCTACCAAACTCATTTACTTGGTTTGTGATTTTGGTTGCGCCAAAATCACAAACTTACCAAACTCTAGGTATGTATTTATTGAGTTTTTAGTTTTGGCTTAGCCAAAACTAAAAACTTACCAGACTCTAGGTACGCATATTGCTCTATCCCTATAGGATACACGTAAAAGCTGCCAAATTTGTTGAAACCATTTACGCGCATCACTAGAGGAGTTACCGAAATAACGACATACTAAACCCGATAGAGATCGCGTCACTCCAGACATCCCTTGATAATTTCCTTGCTCCCATGTAGAGCGCATCTGTGTAATTAATTCAGTCTCTACAACAGCACCAACGAAAATGAAATTAGCAGCGATCACATAATTATTTAATCCATTAGGACTTCCTAACATTTCTGAATTCCCATTGAGATATTGTCGATCAATCCATAACGGACTTTGGTCACGCCATACCTCTGTATGCGATCGCCAATTACCATCTAGAAATTTCTCTCCCCTAGCTGTACGCCCAAACCTAATAATTTCCCACATTGTTAAAGTAGCATTTGATGCGAGTTCGATTTTAGTTTGTTGGCGATACTGCGCTTCGGAAAATATAATGGTTTCCTGTGGGAACCATTCCAAACTAGCTCCCTCATCAAGACGGATCTGGATATTCTGTAAAGATTCTGCACCTTTGCTGCGATAGATTTTGCTAGCTGCAGCCGTAGTAATCAGCGCTTGAGCTTGCGGTTGTAAATAAATTTTTGCTGATAAGCGATCGCCACCGACTAAACCACCTGCAGTATGCAAGAGAATGCAATGACAAACTTCTTCACCTTCGGGATATAGCGATCGCTGAGTTTTCCAAGGTGCGACGGTGTAATTACGTGCTAATACGGTTTGTTGATTCCGTTTCGCAAATTCTAATTCTAATTCTCCCGCCCAAGATGAAACCATAGCATTATCTAGTTAATTTTGTAAATTCTCTGCAATAGGAAACATAGCATCTAATGCGATCAATATAGCGGTTTTCAAACGAGTGTGTACTCATTTGAAAACAAAAAATCAGTCCCATTAAAAGTTTTGAGTTTTCATTCTTGCCGTATGCTAAATGAAAACCGCTATACATCAGAAAAAGCTTGCATAGCGATACTATCGTTGCTATGCAAAACAAATTCTTCGGATTCTTGTGATACCCATCTGTTAGGTTAATGATTCCCCAATCGCAATTCTTGCACCATTAACAAAATCCCAACCCGATTGTAGTTTCTTGCCCGCAGGTTGCACCTCTGTAATGAGTAATAAGCCTTTACCAGTTTGCAATCCAAAGCCTTTGCCCTTGAGAATCTCGACAATTTTCCCAATATTATCTAAGTTATCAGCCGATTCAATAACTTCAGATTTTGTAATTTTTAACCTCTGTCCCCGAAAATCTGTATAGCAATTGGGATAGAAAGCTCGAATGCGATTATGTAAAGTGATCGATTCTTTGCTCCAATCTAGTTGCCAATCCTCGCGCCCAATCATTGGTGAATAGCAAGACAAAGCATCGTCTTGAGGTTCAGGCTTGATCGTATCTAGGCTGCTCAAAGTATCAATTAATAAATCTGCACCTAAATTTGCCAATTTCGTACTTAAGGTATCCGTATTGTCTTCAGGCAAAATTTCTAACTCCGCTTTGAGTAACATTGCACCTGTATCAATGCCTGCATCCATTTGCATAGTTGTAACGCCAGTCATACTCTCTCCATTAGCGATCGCCCATTGAATCGGTGCAGCCCCACGATATTTAGGCAGTAATGAGCCATGCACATTGATACAGCCATATCTAGGCATATTCAAAATCTTTTTGGAGAGAATCTGTCCGTAAGCAACTACGACAAATACATCGGCATTTGTGGCGACTAGTTCCTCAAGTACCTGTTGATCTTTTTTCAGGCGATCGGGCTGCCAAATTCGCAGTTTAGGATTTTTAGCGATCGTGGCTGCTTTGACAGGTGATGGCGTAACTTGATTCCCCCGCCCGCGCCTAGTATCTGGTTGAGATACCACACCCACCACTTCAAAATCTGGTTCAGATAAAAGTTTCTCTAATGAAGGAACTGCAAAGTCTGGAGTTCCAAAAAATACAACACGCATAATTATTCAGCCATAGTAAATGAGCAATCATGTAACCTATTTCTAGACAACATTTTCTAATTCTTCCATTAAGTTAGAAATTACGCATTGAGTGGATGTGGCGCAGGCTTTGCCTGCGCCACATCCACTCAAAAACCAATAAATTAGTTAGCATTGGGTAAGACCTATAAATCTGTAATCTACACAAGTGCTGTATTAACTGTCAATGCTTGAAATGGACTAGATAAAATATCGATTCATTTCCCAATTCCCTTACTAAAATATGACTTACGCATTGAGTAGATGTTATGCAAGCGAAACTGACACAACATCCTCCTCAAACCTAATAAATTCCTTCGGTTTGCATAAGTCCGATCTCTTGTATAGCAGTATCCAGTTATGTTAAGACAAAAACAAAACCCAGAAGAGAGTTGTGGGTTTTGTTTTTGTCTTAACTTATTTGGCTATAGCTATAATATTTTCAATTTTTGCTTTCACAAGAGTAATCACAAGACAATCAATTTCATAGATTTCACTATTAAAATCTATTCCAGAAAAGAAGGTCACTCTTTTCTTTGGTCATTTGGCAGATTTCCAGCAAAATGGGGGCTATCAGTAGTTCTGTTCACCCTTTTTCTGTTATGTCATGGTTGATCATGCTTATCATTCTGACCAGCAAATCTCAGTAGTGCTAAATAGTTAAGGATGGGCGGTGCAGCGCTGCCCATCCTTAGATAATGCTAATGCCAGAATTCAACTTTGCTTTATTAACAAGAATTCGGCATAATTTACAACAGGATTTGAGAGAGGGTTTGTAATGCACACCCTCTCTCAAATCTCAGAATCAAAAGCCTTGCCAAGAAAGGCTTTTGATTCTGAACTTATAAAATTTGCAGGCTTAATCAGTCCTGACATTAATCAACTTAGTCTAAACCCCAGTCAACAAACTATCTCATTATTGACCTATGCTCCAATTTTTTCAGTTTGAAGCCGAATTTGTAGTCTCCTTGCGATGTATCCCAATGCAAGTACGCTACAAACTTGATACCTGTGGCATCAAACTAAAACTTCAGCATTGGCTCAGTTTTTCAACTGGCGATCGCCAAAAATTAATAGCCCTGCCCTGTACTACTGCCGTAGAAATTCAAAACTATCGGGACTACTTGCGATCGCTAGTTTGTCAACATTTCCAGATATATCCTAATGATTTACTCATTGAAGAAAATCCTGCATGGTTGCAAGGTGAATTTATCCCGCTCAGTGTTTTGCAGCATCTAGAAGAATTAAAAGTATCGCTAGAACTATCGCAATGGCAAAATCTCACCCCTTTACAAAGATTTGCCCTAATCAAGCTCAGCATATCCCATCACGAGAACAGTAATTTTTTGCCTGCTTTAAAAGAATTTGACTTAATTTGAGATGTTATAAAAAAAGGGAGTGCAATGCACTCCCTTTTTTTATGACAGTTGACTTAAGCGATAGCCAACACCGTGAATTGTCTCAATCAGGTTGTGGGGAGCACCTGCTCCTTTCAATTTGTTCCGTAGACTCTTAATCGTGGCATTGATCGTATCTTCTCTAGGTGGATCAGTCAGCGACCAGACATGCTCGACAATTGTGATCCGCTTCAATACTTGGCGACCGTGATGGAGCAACAATTCTAGGATGTTGTACTCCTTAGGTGTTAAATGCACAGATTGACCTGTATAGGAAACCTCATGCATTCCTGGATCAAGCTGCAACTCCCCCCAACGTAAAACAGTGGGTTCTGCAACCTGAGCACGACGTGACAACGCACGGATACGAGCCATCAGCTCTGGTGGATCGATAGGTTTGACGAGATAATCGTCAGCACCAGCGTCTAGACCCTGAACCTTGTCAGAACTCATATCAAGAGCTGTGACCATCAAAATTGGGATATTATTGCCATGAGCCCGAAGACGACGACATAGATTAATGCCGTCTAGCTTTGGCAACATTACATCTAGCAGAATGAGGTTGTAATCATCAGCTTGAGATTTCTCCCAGCCTTCTTCCCCATCTCTAGCAATGTCTACAACACAATGCTGACTTGTTAACACTTCGGCTAAAGTGTCAGCTAAATTGGCATCATCTTCTACAAGGAGAATTCTCATTGGATCTAACAATTTTTAATTATTTTAAGCTGGGATAGGTGATTAATTATATGCTAACGACTACCTTTGCAGGTTTATGAAGAATATGAACTTTATAAATCTCGTTAACACGATTCGTCACTATCTATTTGCATCATATACGAAAATCTATTTGCATCATATACGAAACGTCGAATGGTTTTTCAGAAATACAAAAATTTTAAGTATTATTGCGATAAGAATGTTTGTTATTAGCTATAAATCATTATTTTTTATAGAAATGTTTAGTATTAATACTTATTGATCAATTTTTGGTTGCAAAAAGGATACAAAAATATTTTTAACGCACTGATAAATCCTTGAAGTGATCGCTTTGAACAATTTCTGCAAAATCTAAGGTAAAAATCATGACAAAACTAAAAACAGTTGCAACTTTTATGCTAAGTGCGTGACGCTTGCAGCGTTGCTAAGTTAAATTGAGGTGAGAAAGAGTTACAAAACCTAAAAAAAATCTTTGTTATAAAATGATTGCTAATTTATCTACTTTTAAAACAACAGCATCACAAGAAATTTTCGCTAAAGCCAAGGAACTCATGCCTGGCGGAGTCAGTTCCCCCGTTCGCGCATTTAAATCCGTTGGTGGGGAACCCATCGTCTTCGATCGCGTTAATGGTGCATACGCATGGGATATCGATGGCAATAAGTATATTGACTATGTTGGCTCATGGGGACCAGCGATCGTTGGACATTCACACCCCGAAGTCATCGAAGCCCTTCATAAAGCATTAGAAAAAGGCACAAGCTTTGGTGCACCCTGCGTTCTCGAAAACCAACTCGCCGAAATGGTGATCGAAGCCGTACCTAGTGTGGAAATGGTACGTTTTGTGAACTCTGGTACAGAAGCCTGTATGTCAGTATTGCGCCTGATGAGAGCCTTTACAGGTCGCGACAAAATTATTAAGTTTGAAGGCTGCTATCACGGTCACGCCGATATGTTCCTTGTCAAGGCAGGTTCAGGCGTAGCGACCCTCGGCTTACCCGATTCCCCTGGAGTTCCTAAATCTACAACTGCCAATACCCTCACGGCTCCCTACAATGACCTTGAAACAGTCAAACAGTTATTCGCGGAAAATCCCGATCAAATTTCTGGTGTGATCATCGAGCCAGTGGTCGGTAATGCGGGATGTATCGTACCTAAGGACGGATTCTTGCAAGGCTTAAAGGATCTCTGTCATGCCAATGGCGCATTATTAGTATTTGATGAAGTGATGACAGGCTTCCGTCTTTCCTATGGTGGTGCACAGGCGCGTTTCGGCATTACGCCCGACTTGACGACAATGGGTAAAGTCATCGGTGGGGGGCTACCTGTGGGCGCATATGGTGGTCGCAAAGAGATTATGTCCCTAGTTGCTCCTGCGGGTCCTATGTATCAGGCTGGCACATTATCAGGGAATCCTTTGGCAATGACAGCAGGAATCAAGACGATGGAAATCCTCAAGCGCGCTGGCTCCTATGAATATCTTGAGCAGATCACGAAAAAACTCGCCGACGGTATGTTGGCGATCGCCCATGAAACTGGTCATGCTGCTACAGGCAACATTGTTGGTGCGATGTTCTGTATGTTCTTTACCAATCAAAAGGTGTACAGCTACGAAGACGCAAAAACTAGCGATACTGCCAAGTTTGCTAAATTCCATCGTGCCATGTTAGAGCATGGTGTTTACCTTGCTCCATCACAGTTTGAGGCTGGTTTTACCTCTCTTGCCCATACTGATGCTGATATTGAGGCAACCCTCACTGCAGCCCGTACTGTATTGTCACAAATCTCTGCCTAGACTAGGTTTGATGAGATGAGCAATGCTCATCTCATCAAAAAAAATACATTCAGTGGCGGCTTTCGCAAAAATTCATTTACAATATTCATTAAACTTTCTAAGTTTGTCTGCTAGCGAACTACGCCAGTTTGATTTATATCCTTAGAATATCGAGGCATTGAACTTTCCCTTAACTAAACCCGATGCTGACAGAAAATTCAACTGCTAGTACAAAATCTAATAATGGTAATTACAACAGCTCGATCGCACCTGTACAAAGGGCTGATTATTATATGAGCTTGCACAAAGAATTAGACCATCTTGAAGAAATGGTGCTAGAGAGCGGTCCCCGTGTGATGGGTCATACAGTTATAGATGAAGAAAAGTTATGTCAGCAAATTGATCGCGTTAGGTTATCAGTACCTGAATCGATCGCGAAGGCAGAAGAGATCCTCCTATACAAACAAGATCTCATTGCGGAAGCGCAACAATATGCTGAAGATTTGATTAAATCTGCTGAGCTTCGAGCTAGTCAACTACTCGAAGAATCATTGATTATCCGTCAAGCTGAGCAAGAGGCAAGTCAAATCCGCCGCGAAACACAAGAAGAATGTGAACAAATGCGATTGCAAGCCCTAAATGAGGTTAACCAAATGCGTCGGCAAGCCCAAAAAGATCTTGATAATCTACATCAAATCGTATCTAGCGAAGTCCAAGACATGCAACGTGGAGCAGATGAATATAGCGATCGCGTATT includes:
- a CDS encoding adenine phosphoribosyltransferase, which encodes MDFKSIIRDIPDFPQQGITFRDITPLLAHPHGLTSIIQGFQTKFTELHIGEVDAVIGIESRGFILGAALAISLGASFVPVRKPKKLPSAVYRVEYSLEYGTDTLEMHQDALEKGERVVIIDDVIATGGTAAATAKLVQQIGAELLGYGFLIELDFLQGRQALPEVPIISLVNY
- the ureC gene encoding urease subunit alpha, whose protein sequence is MSYRMSRRAYAETYGATVGDKVRLADTELFIEVERDYTTYGDEVKFGGGKVIRDGMGQSPITNANGAVDVAITNALVLDWWGVVKADVGIKDGKIVAIGKAGNPYIQDNVNIIIGAGTEIIAGEGRILTAGGIDTHIHFICPQQIEVAIASGITTMIGGGTGPAVGTNATTCTPGPWNIYRMLQSADAFPMNIGFSGKGNSSKPEGLIEQVEAGVIGLKLHEDWGTTPATIDTCLGVADEYDVQVAIHTDTLNEAGFVEDTIAAFKNRVIHTYHTEGAGGGHAPDIIKICGEANVLPSSTNPTRPYTLNTLDEHLDMLMVCHHLDPSIPEDVSFAESRIRRETIAAEDILHDIGAFSMLSSDSQAMGRVGEVIIRTWQTAHKMKVQRGVLVSPETTRADNFRAQRYVAKYTINPAITHGISEYVGSIEVGKIADLVLWHPAFFGVKPEMVLKGGFIAWSQMGDANASIPTPQPVYMRPMFGSYGGAIATTSFTFISQAAMARDIPNQLGLKKQVLTVKGTRNISKRDLKLNDALPVMEVDPETYEVRADGELLTCEPASVLPMAQRYFLF
- a CDS encoding urease subunit beta, with amino-acid sequence MIVGEIITQEGDIELNAGREVITLKVANSGDRPIQVGSHFHFYETNRALIFERDRAKGTHLDIPAGTSIRFEPGDEKEVNLVPYVGTREIYGFNALVEGKLEN
- a CDS encoding Uma2 family endonuclease; this translates as MIAIATPQKQQKETEVAQKLTFEQFLKIYPEYGHYELIDGELVEIFEMAFTRNHDDVREFIDRRFYREVERLALNYVIKRAVPIRSIDQNGNECGRVPDLSVIDATSWRSNRSDYKGFRDKIQLAVEVVSTNWEDDYIDKFEEYQRLGITEYWIVDYSAIASREFLGNPKVPTVFVNLLDENGKYQTTRFTGDDKINSQTFPELDLTATQILNI
- the ureA gene encoding urease subunit gamma encodes the protein MQLTPQEKDKLLIFTAALLAERRKAKGLKLNYPEAIAFITAEILEGAREGRTVADLMSYGATLLTRDDVMEGIPEMIHDVQVEATFPDGTKLVTVHNPIR
- a CDS encoding urease accessory protein UreD, giving the protein MVSSWAGELELEFAKRNQQTVLARNYTVAPWKTQRSLYPEGEEVCHCILLHTAGGLVGGDRLSAKIYLQPQAQALITTAAASKIYRSKGAESLQNIQIRLDEGASLEWFPQETIIFSEAQYRQQTKIELASNATLTMWEIIRFGRTARGEKFLDGNWRSHTEVWRDQSPLWIDRQYLNGNSEMLGSPNGLNNYVIAANFIFVGAVVETELITQMRSTWEQGNYQGMSGVTRSLSGLVCRYFGNSSSDARKWFQQIWQLLRVSYRDRAICVPRVW
- the fmt gene encoding methionyl-tRNA formyltransferase; the encoded protein is MRVVFFGTPDFAVPSLEKLLSEPDFEVVGVVSQPDTRRGRGNQVTPSPVKAATIAKNPKLRIWQPDRLKKDQQVLEELVATNADVFVVVAYGQILSKKILNMPRYGCINVHGSLLPKYRGAAPIQWAIANGESMTGVTTMQMDAGIDTGAMLLKAELEILPEDNTDTLSTKLANLGADLLIDTLSSLDTIKPEPQDDALSCYSPMIGREDWQLDWSKESITLHNRIRAFYPNCYTDFRGQRLKITKSEVIESADNLDNIGKIVEILKGKGFGLQTGKGLLLITEVQPAGKKLQSGWDFVNGARIAIGESLT
- a CDS encoding nitrate reductase associated protein; the protein is MLQFFQFEAEFVVSLRCIPMQVRYKLDTCGIKLKLQHWLSFSTGDRQKLIALPCTTAVEIQNYRDYLRSLVCQHFQIYPNDLLIEENPAWLQGEFIPLSVLQHLEELKVSLELSQWQNLTPLQRFALIKLSISHHENSNFLPALKEFDLI
- a CDS encoding response regulator transcription factor, with product MRILLVEDDANLADTLAEVLTSQHCVVDIARDGEEGWEKSQADDYNLILLDVMLPKLDGINLCRRLRAHGNNIPILMVTALDMSSDKVQGLDAGADDYLVKPIDPPELMARIRALSRRAQVAEPTVLRWGELQLDPGMHEVSYTGQSVHLTPKEYNILELLLHHGRQVLKRITIVEHVWSLTDPPREDTINATIKSLRNKLKGAGAPHNLIETIHGVGYRLSQLS
- the hemL gene encoding glutamate-1-semialdehyde 2,1-aminomutase; its protein translation is MIANLSTFKTTASQEIFAKAKELMPGGVSSPVRAFKSVGGEPIVFDRVNGAYAWDIDGNKYIDYVGSWGPAIVGHSHPEVIEALHKALEKGTSFGAPCVLENQLAEMVIEAVPSVEMVRFVNSGTEACMSVLRLMRAFTGRDKIIKFEGCYHGHADMFLVKAGSGVATLGLPDSPGVPKSTTANTLTAPYNDLETVKQLFAENPDQISGVIIEPVVGNAGCIVPKDGFLQGLKDLCHANGALLVFDEVMTGFRLSYGGAQARFGITPDLTTMGKVIGGGLPVGAYGGRKEIMSLVAPAGPMYQAGTLSGNPLAMTAGIKTMEILKRAGSYEYLEQITKKLADGMLAIAHETGHAATGNIVGAMFCMFFTNQKVYSYEDAKTSDTAKFAKFHRAMLEHGVYLAPSQFEAGFTSLAHTDADIEATLTAARTVLSQISA